The proteins below are encoded in one region of Juglans microcarpa x Juglans regia isolate MS1-56 chromosome 4D, Jm3101_v1.0, whole genome shotgun sequence:
- the LOC121260552 gene encoding protein indeterminate-domain 12-like isoform X1: MFPAAMSNSTSLSEEASVSSGTRVQEFGGLNPVLSTISPQQPQKIKKKRSLPGNPGVSDPDAEVIALSPKTLLATNRFVCEICNKGFQRDQNLQLHRRGHNLPWKLKQRNSKEIRKRAYVCPEPSCVHHHPSRALGDLTGIKKHYCRKHGEKKWKCEKCSKIYAVQSDWKAHSKTCGTREYRCDCGTLFSRKDSFITHRAFCDALAEESARISANQLATTNNPTVQPLIFPFPTSQHFPTPPQTHISLTPWDPAQNPNPSSTHNPVQIKPEAHYFQMPQHFSSQQTFFQEPQSQQGHHHHHKALITSPFQTLHVTSTTQTTSNSATSAHLSATALLQKAATFGAAASAAQQAQSVGHMTHLNNMGEFGTESTHQMSPVLSHMSTEYMGGFTSGDLSPWQKTDSRLTRDFLGLTDGNGTAGTEVLGHVPGGHVNVSVNVKDMLRFTRGVDQFQSFGFSEPASETWGDC; the protein is encoded by the exons ATGTTTCCCGCAGCTATGTCAAATTCAACTTCTTTGTCTGAAGAAGCTAGTGTTTCTTCTGGTACTAGAGTTCAGGAGTTTGGTGGGTTAAATCCAGTGCTTTCAACTATTTCTCCACAGCAGCCacaaaagatcaagaaaaagagaagcctGCCTGGAAACCCAG GTGTTTCAGACCCAGATGCTGAAGTGATTGCGTTATCCCCCAAAACCCTACTGGCCACCAATAGATTTGTATGTGAGATCTGCAACAAGGGTTTTCAGAGGGATCAGAACCTTCAGCTTCACAGGAGAGGCCATAACCTTCCATGGAAGCTAAAGCAAAGAAACAGCAAAGAAATCAGGAAGAGAGCTTATGTTTGCCCTGAGCCTTCATGTGTTCACCACCATCCTTCGAGGGCTCTCGGTGATCTTACTGGAATTAAGAAGCACTATTGCAGGAAACATGGGGAGAAGAAGTGGAAGTGTGAGAAATGCTCAAAGATCTATGCAGTTCAATCAGATTGGAAGGCTCACTCTAAAACCTGTGGGACAAGAGAATATAGATGTGATTGCGGAACCCTTTTCTCCAG GAAGGACAGCTTCATTACCCATCGAGCGTTTTGTGATGCATTGGCTGAAGAAAGTGCAAGAATCTCAGCAAACCAATTAGCCACCACAAATAACCCAACAGTCCAACCTCTGATCTTCCCCTTTCCGACGTCCCAACACTTCCCAACCCCACCACAAACCCACATCTCCCTCACTCCCTGGGATCCAGCTCAAAACCCTAACCCCAGTTCCACCCACAACCCAGTTCAAATCAAGCCTGAAGCTCACTATTTCCAAATGCCACAGCATTTCTCATCGCAGCAAACTTTCTTCCAAGAGCCACAATCACAGCAGggacatcaccaccaccacaagGCCTTGATAACCTCACCCTTCCAAACCCTCCATGTGACTAGTACCACCCAAACCACGTCAAACTCTGCCACGTCAGCCCACCTCTCAGCTACTGCACTCCTCCAAAAGGCTGCAACCTTTGGTGCAGCAGCCAGTGCAGCCCAACAGGCTCAGTCGGTGGGCCACATGACTCACTTAAACAACATGGGCGAGTTTGGAACAGAGTCGACTCATCAGATGAGCCCAGTACTGAGTCACATGTCGACCGAGTACATGGGTGGATTCACGTCGGGAGACCTTTCCCCGTGGCAGAAGACTGACAGTCGTCTGACAAGGGACTTTCTGGGTCTGACAGATGGCAATGGTACTGCTGGTACTGAAGTACTCGGACATGTGCCGGGTGGTCATGTTAACGTTAGCGTTAATGTTAAAGACATGCTAAGATTCACGAGAGGTGTAGATCAGTTCCAAAGTTTCGGATTCTCAGAGCCTGCCTCGGAAACGTGGGGGGATTGTTGA
- the LOC121260552 gene encoding protein indeterminate-domain 12-like isoform X2 has translation MFPAAMSNSTSLSEEASVSSGTRVQEFGGLNPVLSTISPQQPQKIKKKRSLPGNPDPDAEVIALSPKTLLATNRFVCEICNKGFQRDQNLQLHRRGHNLPWKLKQRNSKEIRKRAYVCPEPSCVHHHPSRALGDLTGIKKHYCRKHGEKKWKCEKCSKIYAVQSDWKAHSKTCGTREYRCDCGTLFSRKDSFITHRAFCDALAEESARISANQLATTNNPTVQPLIFPFPTSQHFPTPPQTHISLTPWDPAQNPNPSSTHNPVQIKPEAHYFQMPQHFSSQQTFFQEPQSQQGHHHHHKALITSPFQTLHVTSTTQTTSNSATSAHLSATALLQKAATFGAAASAAQQAQSVGHMTHLNNMGEFGTESTHQMSPVLSHMSTEYMGGFTSGDLSPWQKTDSRLTRDFLGLTDGNGTAGTEVLGHVPGGHVNVSVNVKDMLRFTRGVDQFQSFGFSEPASETWGDC, from the exons ATGTTTCCCGCAGCTATGTCAAATTCAACTTCTTTGTCTGAAGAAGCTAGTGTTTCTTCTGGTACTAGAGTTCAGGAGTTTGGTGGGTTAAATCCAGTGCTTTCAACTATTTCTCCACAGCAGCCacaaaagatcaagaaaaagagaagcctGCCTGGAAACCCAG ACCCAGATGCTGAAGTGATTGCGTTATCCCCCAAAACCCTACTGGCCACCAATAGATTTGTATGTGAGATCTGCAACAAGGGTTTTCAGAGGGATCAGAACCTTCAGCTTCACAGGAGAGGCCATAACCTTCCATGGAAGCTAAAGCAAAGAAACAGCAAAGAAATCAGGAAGAGAGCTTATGTTTGCCCTGAGCCTTCATGTGTTCACCACCATCCTTCGAGGGCTCTCGGTGATCTTACTGGAATTAAGAAGCACTATTGCAGGAAACATGGGGAGAAGAAGTGGAAGTGTGAGAAATGCTCAAAGATCTATGCAGTTCAATCAGATTGGAAGGCTCACTCTAAAACCTGTGGGACAAGAGAATATAGATGTGATTGCGGAACCCTTTTCTCCAG GAAGGACAGCTTCATTACCCATCGAGCGTTTTGTGATGCATTGGCTGAAGAAAGTGCAAGAATCTCAGCAAACCAATTAGCCACCACAAATAACCCAACAGTCCAACCTCTGATCTTCCCCTTTCCGACGTCCCAACACTTCCCAACCCCACCACAAACCCACATCTCCCTCACTCCCTGGGATCCAGCTCAAAACCCTAACCCCAGTTCCACCCACAACCCAGTTCAAATCAAGCCTGAAGCTCACTATTTCCAAATGCCACAGCATTTCTCATCGCAGCAAACTTTCTTCCAAGAGCCACAATCACAGCAGggacatcaccaccaccacaagGCCTTGATAACCTCACCCTTCCAAACCCTCCATGTGACTAGTACCACCCAAACCACGTCAAACTCTGCCACGTCAGCCCACCTCTCAGCTACTGCACTCCTCCAAAAGGCTGCAACCTTTGGTGCAGCAGCCAGTGCAGCCCAACAGGCTCAGTCGGTGGGCCACATGACTCACTTAAACAACATGGGCGAGTTTGGAACAGAGTCGACTCATCAGATGAGCCCAGTACTGAGTCACATGTCGACCGAGTACATGGGTGGATTCACGTCGGGAGACCTTTCCCCGTGGCAGAAGACTGACAGTCGTCTGACAAGGGACTTTCTGGGTCTGACAGATGGCAATGGTACTGCTGGTACTGAAGTACTCGGACATGTGCCGGGTGGTCATGTTAACGTTAGCGTTAATGTTAAAGACATGCTAAGATTCACGAGAGGTGTAGATCAGTTCCAAAGTTTCGGATTCTCAGAGCCTGCCTCGGAAACGTGGGGGGATTGTTGA